The following proteins are co-located in the Sporolactobacillus pectinivorans genome:
- a CDS encoding transglycosylase domain-containing protein: MRLQFKRFSDLFDKFAEYWSSNSRIQTLYIAKNIVWQSFLMTICVLVICFFFVAGTASGYFAKLVRNQPVLSYKTLNQDITNYSESSVSYFAGNIPIGKLNSDLVRTNTQLNDVSPNLTHAVIATEDEFFYQHHGIVPKSVIRAAMEEILHKSQISGGSTITQQLVKNQILTNQVTVDRKFKEMLLAMRIEKFFSKDQILEAYLNMAPFGRNSTGKNIAGAEAAAEGIFNVSADKLNIPQAAFLAGLPKNPFTYSPFQSQGEVKKDISAGVNRAHTVLRRMYETGYINKRQLDSALKYDYRKHFSKPGKLMNNDYPYLSQEVEKRSTIILAEKLAGQEGYNGSSFYNDYLNYGNMLYEQSNHVYGNRSLAQIAKIHGYNFSAVKNHYQLFSSLMNTALKDLQYGGYKIYTTINKPIYDDMQRFAQNYTGYSPDRTITVQNGNGKTKKMTDSMQVGSILIDNRTGKIISFVGGRGFQKSQYDYATEVTRQNGSTMKPLLVYAPAMEMGLIQPGSIVADLPYQRTVNGQVYAPTDYGSTATTKIFHGFETVRSALAASHNVPAVDTFTRLSLATNKAPDYLKKMGITSLVGTDGYNVSAALGGITRGVTVEENTNAYTTFANNGEFIDAYMIAKIVDRKGNIVYQHQSNPVRVFSPQTNYLMLDMMRDVFKTGTGRGLPGMLNFSADWAGKTGTSQNWRDSWLVASNPNITMGVWNGYAHNDQLNRYTYSTQTRQLWAGFANSAYHDDPQLMAPKEQFNQPAGISKVTMCGLTDQKPTQMCQSAGFVTTDLVNNKYLPTQTVEALEPANAPAGTGNKNSKDSNQLGTSNGAVLGGFRIKPEIMSSRFPNIDLKSANPTLLGRIRP, from the coding sequence ATGCGCCTCCAATTCAAACGTTTTTCCGATCTATTTGACAAATTTGCGGAATATTGGTCTTCAAATTCTAGAATCCAGACCCTGTACATCGCAAAGAATATCGTCTGGCAATCATTTTTAATGACAATTTGCGTCTTGGTTATCTGCTTTTTTTTCGTGGCCGGTACTGCCTCGGGATATTTTGCGAAACTCGTCCGCAATCAGCCTGTACTTAGCTATAAAACGCTTAATCAGGACATTACCAATTACAGCGAGAGCAGTGTCAGTTATTTTGCCGGTAACATCCCGATCGGCAAACTGAACAGCGACTTGGTCCGTACAAATACACAGTTGAATGATGTCTCTCCAAACTTGACTCATGCCGTGATCGCTACCGAAGATGAATTTTTTTATCAGCATCACGGCATAGTTCCCAAGTCGGTTATCCGTGCAGCCATGGAAGAAATTCTACATAAATCACAGATCTCCGGAGGAAGCACAATCACGCAGCAGCTGGTGAAAAATCAAATTTTGACAAATCAGGTTACTGTTGACAGAAAATTCAAAGAAATGTTGCTGGCCATGCGAATTGAAAAATTTTTCAGCAAAGATCAGATTCTCGAAGCTTATCTTAACATGGCTCCTTTCGGCCGGAATTCAACAGGCAAAAACATTGCAGGCGCAGAAGCCGCGGCAGAGGGCATCTTCAATGTCAGTGCGGACAAACTGAATATTCCTCAGGCCGCTTTTCTGGCTGGGCTGCCGAAAAATCCGTTTACCTACTCGCCCTTCCAGAGTCAGGGCGAAGTAAAAAAAGATATATCGGCAGGAGTTAACCGTGCACACACCGTGCTGAGAAGAATGTATGAGACCGGATATATTAATAAAAGGCAGCTGGATTCGGCACTGAAATATGACTACCGCAAGCACTTTTCGAAACCGGGAAAATTAATGAACAACGATTATCCCTACTTGTCACAGGAAGTTGAAAAACGATCGACAATCATTCTTGCCGAGAAGCTGGCCGGGCAGGAAGGATATAACGGCAGCAGTTTTTACAATGATTACCTGAATTACGGGAACATGCTCTATGAGCAGAGCAATCATGTTTATGGAAACAGATCCCTGGCGCAGATTGCGAAAATACACGGATATAATTTCAGTGCCGTTAAGAATCATTATCAGCTCTTTTCCAGCCTGATGAACACCGCATTAAAAGATCTGCAGTATGGTGGATATAAGATTTATACAACGATCAACAAACCAATTTATGACGACATGCAGCGCTTTGCACAAAATTATACCGGTTACAGTCCGGATCGAACGATTACTGTACAGAATGGTAACGGAAAGACTAAAAAAATGACAGATTCGATGCAGGTAGGCTCCATACTGATTGATAACAGGACTGGGAAGATCATTAGTTTTGTCGGCGGGCGCGGTTTTCAAAAATCGCAATATGATTATGCTACTGAAGTCACAAGACAAAACGGGTCGACGATGAAACCTTTGCTTGTATATGCTCCTGCGATGGAAATGGGCCTGATTCAGCCCGGCTCAATTGTCGCCGATCTGCCCTACCAGCGCACGGTGAACGGCCAAGTTTATGCACCGACCGACTATGGTTCAACTGCCACCACAAAAATCTTCCATGGCTTTGAAACAGTCAGATCCGCTTTGGCTGCCTCACATAATGTTCCCGCTGTCGACACGTTTACAAGATTAAGCCTGGCAACTAATAAAGCACCCGATTACCTAAAAAAAATGGGCATCACGTCTCTAGTCGGTACGGACGGATACAATGTCTCAGCGGCTCTTGGCGGAATCACCCGGGGGGTTACTGTTGAAGAAAATACAAATGCCTACACCACTTTTGCCAATAACGGCGAATTCATTGATGCCTATATGATCGCAAAAATTGTAGATAGAAAAGGGAACATTGTTTATCAGCACCAATCAAATCCGGTTCGTGTTTTTTCACCGCAGACCAATTATCTGATGCTCGACATGATGCGTGATGTTTTTAAAACCGGAACCGGACGGGGCCTTCCAGGTATGCTTAATTTTTCTGCCGATTGGGCTGGTAAAACAGGAACATCGCAGAATTGGCGCGATTCCTGGCTTGTCGCCTCCAATCCGAATATTACCATGGGTGTCTGGAATGGCTATGCGCATAATGATCAGCTGAACAGATACACCTATTCAACACAGACACGCCAGTTATGGGCCGGTTTTGCCAACAGCGCTTACCACGATGATCCGCAGCTGATGGCACCGAAAGAACAGTTTAATCAACCCGCGGGTATTTCTAAGGTAACAATGTGCGGCCTGACCGATCAAAAACCAACTCAAATGTGCCAGTCCGCAGGCTTTGTCACGACAGATCTTGTCAACAATAAATACCTGCCCACGCAAACTGTTGAGGCGCTGGAACCTGCAAATGCTCCTGCCGGCACCGGAAATAAGAACAGTAAGGATTCAAATCAGCTGGGGACGAGTAATGGAGCCGTTCTCGGGGGATTCAGAATCAAGCCGGAAATCATGAGTTCACGTTTCCCAAATATCGATCTGAAATCGGCAAACCCGACTCTTTTGGGAAGGATTAGGCCATAA
- the ccpA gene encoding catabolite control protein A: MSATIYDVAREAGVSMATVSRVVNGNPNVKPTTRKKVSEAIKRLGYRPNAVARGLASKKTTTVGVIIPDISSVFFSELARGIEDIATMYKYNIILCNSDQNKDKEIRLIQTLLGKQVDGIVFMGGKVAEEHIEEFKQSSVPVVLAATVDENDKIPSVNIDYEQAVFEVVSHFVETGHRKIGFIDGPLEAPISGKYKLNGYKRALSAADISFDETLFSIGDYTYESGKEATAQFLAQENKPTAIFVDSDEMAIGAVHEIQDEGLKVPDDIEVISSENTRLVQMVRPTLSSIAEPTYDIGAVAMRLLTKLMNNEKVTNAKIVLPHRIDYRQSTK, translated from the coding sequence TTGAGTGCTACGATTTATGATGTTGCCCGTGAAGCTGGCGTTTCTATGGCGACCGTTTCCCGGGTGGTCAACGGGAACCCGAATGTTAAACCGACGACCAGAAAAAAAGTTTCGGAGGCCATTAAAAGGCTGGGATACCGTCCCAATGCGGTTGCAAGAGGGTTGGCAAGCAAGAAGACAACGACCGTCGGCGTCATTATTCCCGATATTTCAAGTGTGTTTTTCTCAGAATTAGCGCGTGGCATCGAAGACATCGCTACAATGTACAAGTACAATATTATTTTATGCAACTCCGATCAGAACAAAGACAAAGAAATCCGCCTGATCCAGACGCTGCTGGGCAAACAGGTTGACGGCATCGTTTTCATGGGCGGGAAAGTTGCAGAAGAACATATCGAAGAATTTAAACAATCTTCAGTTCCGGTTGTATTGGCGGCTACTGTGGATGAAAATGATAAAATCCCTTCTGTTAACATTGACTATGAACAGGCCGTTTTCGAGGTTGTTTCACACTTTGTCGAAACAGGACATCGCAAAATAGGATTTATTGACGGCCCTCTGGAAGCACCGATCAGCGGAAAATACAAGCTGAACGGGTACAAGCGGGCCCTTTCCGCTGCGGATATATCATTTGATGAAACGCTGTTCTCCATTGGAGATTATACTTATGAATCCGGGAAAGAAGCCACGGCACAATTTCTGGCACAGGAAAACAAGCCGACAGCCATTTTTGTTGATTCAGATGAAATGGCGATCGGAGCGGTTCATGAAATCCAAGATGAAGGTCTTAAAGTTCCCGATGATATTGAAGTGATCAGCAGTGAGAATACACGTCTGGTTCAGATGGTGCGTCCGACCCTGTCCAGTATCGCTGAACCTACATATGATATTGGTGCCGTAGCCATGCGTCTGCTCACAAAGCTAATGAATAATGAAAAAGTGACTAACGCGAAAATCGTTCTTCCCCATCGGATTGATTACCGCCAGTCTACAAAATAA
- a CDS encoding YtxH domain-containing protein has protein sequence MGNADGRLRKGPAFLSGVLFGALIGAAAVYLIAVPSGEQLVQNVQRKSVSLKGKSAGLIEAARQKSIDLKKAVTSYKKESDSSEQMIPIPKDYV, from the coding sequence ATGGGAAATGCTGATGGACGACTAAGGAAGGGCCCTGCATTCTTATCCGGAGTTTTATTTGGTGCGTTGATTGGCGCTGCTGCGGTTTATCTTATTGCTGTCCCTTCCGGGGAACAGCTGGTTCAGAATGTGCAGCGCAAGAGTGTTTCCCTGAAGGGGAAAAGTGCCGGCCTGATTGAAGCTGCCCGGCAAAAATCAATTGATCTGAAAAAAGCAGTTACTTCTTATAAAAAGGAATCTGACAGCAGCGAGCAGATGATCCCGATCCCGAAAGACTATGTTTGA
- a CDS encoding DUF948 domain-containing protein — translation MIIILYLAVAIIAIAFSVLVYFLAQTLQSAQKTMDDVASTLEDMQEQMKGLNEETTELLHRTNVLAADVQYKSKSLNGIFDAVQGFGESLSNVNESVRKVTTSIENSGEEHAGKIAQTLQWGKAAIDLLHRWQGKKNSDR, via the coding sequence GTGATCATTATCCTTTACTTGGCTGTCGCCATTATCGCAATAGCTTTCTCAGTACTTGTGTATTTTCTTGCGCAGACACTCCAATCCGCTCAGAAAACCATGGATGATGTCGCGTCAACACTTGAGGATATGCAGGAGCAGATGAAAGGGTTGAATGAAGAGACCACGGAACTGCTTCACCGGACCAATGTACTGGCGGCCGATGTGCAGTATAAGTCCAAAAGTCTGAATGGTATTTTTGATGCAGTTCAGGGTTTTGGAGAGTCGTTGAGCAATGTTAATGAATCCGTCCGTAAAGTGACAACAAGTATCGAAAACAGCGGGGAAGAACATGCCGGAAAAATCGCGCAGACACTTCAGTGGGGAAAAGCTGCAATCGATTTGCTGCACCGCTGGCAAGGCAAAAAAAACTCGGACCGTTAA
- the murC gene encoding UDP-N-acetylmuramate--L-alanine ligase, translating into MTKYHFVGIKGTGMSALAQILQDLHHEVQGSDVEKRFFTQKALEDKNIKILPFTKDNITTDEVVIAGNAFPDQHEEIVRAKELQVPVRRYYDFLGDLAEKYTSVAVTGTHGKTSTTGMLSFVFEKFAPTTYLIGDGTGSGNEKAKYFIWESCEYKRHFLHSDPDYCIITNIEFDHSDYYKDLDDVVNAFQELALKVNKAIFACGDNDKLQMIKSNVPIIYYGFNEENDFQARNIDFRPDDSGTAFDVYVRNDFYGHFKIRGYGEHNVLNALAIISFCNYMNVPLQLVQERLALFQGVKRRFSESKLPEFDQVMIDDYAHHPTEIRVTIQAAREKYPDRKIVAIFQPHTYSRTMTFMDEFGEALKTADEAYLCDIFGSAREKSGKTSIHDLQDRIPGSHILHNSNIEDLKNYKHSVLLFMGAGDIQKYQNEYKKVLKP; encoded by the coding sequence ATGACGAAATACCATTTTGTTGGAATAAAGGGAACCGGAATGAGCGCATTGGCGCAAATACTTCAGGATCTGCATCATGAAGTACAGGGTTCCGATGTTGAAAAACGTTTCTTTACACAAAAAGCGCTGGAAGATAAAAACATAAAAATTTTACCTTTTACAAAAGACAACATTACGACTGATGAAGTGGTGATCGCAGGCAACGCCTTTCCTGATCAGCATGAAGAAATTGTGCGCGCCAAAGAGCTGCAAGTTCCTGTTCGCCGCTATTACGATTTTCTCGGCGATTTGGCTGAAAAATATACCAGTGTGGCTGTAACCGGTACACATGGCAAGACATCGACGACCGGAATGCTGTCCTTTGTCTTTGAAAAATTTGCGCCGACGACGTACTTGATTGGTGATGGAACCGGCTCAGGAAATGAAAAGGCCAAATATTTTATTTGGGAATCCTGTGAATACAAGCGGCATTTTCTGCATAGCGATCCTGATTACTGCATTATCACGAATATCGAATTTGACCATTCGGACTATTATAAGGATCTGGATGATGTAGTGAACGCTTTCCAGGAACTGGCACTTAAAGTGAATAAAGCGATTTTTGCTTGTGGGGACAATGATAAACTGCAAATGATCAAATCAAATGTGCCTATTATTTACTATGGCTTTAATGAGGAGAATGATTTTCAGGCCCGGAATATTGATTTCCGGCCCGACGATTCTGGAACAGCCTTCGATGTTTATGTGCGCAATGATTTTTATGGTCACTTTAAGATACGTGGCTACGGGGAACATAATGTGTTGAATGCGCTTGCCATCATTTCATTTTGCAATTATATGAATGTTCCGCTTCAACTAGTGCAGGAGCGGCTTGCTCTGTTTCAAGGTGTCAAGCGCAGATTTTCTGAATCGAAGCTGCCCGAATTTGATCAAGTCATGATTGATGACTATGCACATCATCCGACAGAAATTCGTGTAACCATTCAGGCGGCACGTGAAAAATATCCTGACAGAAAAATTGTTGCCATATTCCAGCCTCATACGTATTCCCGAACGATGACTTTTATGGATGAGTTTGGAGAGGCTTTGAAAACCGCAGACGAAGCCTACCTCTGTGACATCTTTGGCTCTGCACGTGAAAAAAGCGGCAAAACTTCCATCCACGATTTACAGGATAGAATACCGGGATCGCATATATTGCACAACAGCAATATTGAAGATTTGAAAAACTACAAGCATAGTGTGCTGCTTTTCATGGGCGCAGGTGATATTCAAAAATATCAAAATGAATATAAAAAAGTTTTGAAGCCGTAA
- a CDS encoding DNA translocase FtsK: MWDWWRRLFDAEEDEDEDPEGIKAIFHTHGEIDQGSPSVGRFTDAHRQIEVKMFSQYPEGNVKNTNISSSGNGKKSDSEPRDEEGHENVFHDDHDEMVLKKASIKKPPFRLSKVPSPVFGFRKPPENFYRTNHPENYYLDAQKEGQEKKQISEVKNGELTKNRSIIPSRKDGPVIEQKVIDEPSLQRLGGTSGTERSSGDRNQYSGIADTERSELHQTIQGHISLPDTDESHRNQYGSHSGKEVLPERRSVSEADRQTVHPVPVRSRLNRSPHRSGTQSKVPINVLMFQSDHQRSHSLEHSVNRLNRSSAGRPYGSTPSEGLQLPLSLLDDLPETSEDNSSWIAEKEKVLGETLANFHVEADLIGYVQGPSVTRFDIHLHPGVKINKVLGLTEDIKLSLAVRQIRIAPVPGKSAVGIEIPNELCKPVLLKQILSSKTFLESKAPLTAALGQDVSGNQIVTDLAKMPHGLIAGATGSGKSVCIHSLILSLIYKTSPDDVRFLLIDPKVVELAPYQNIPHLAAPVITEPKEAALALKWAVEEMEKRYHKFAASRVRDIESFNKNQDASGSGQHLPYIVIIIDELADLMMVSPQDVEEAVCRIAQKARAAGIHLLLATQRPSVDVITGLIKSNIPTRIAFSVSSQTDSRTILDCGGAERLLGRGDMLFAENGARGLKRIQGCFVSDEEINRVTGAFGDRTNDHYLFSAEDSKNLSTETGEMEDDLLEAASAFVIEQGQASVSSIQRHFRIGYNRAARLVEDLENRNVISGANGSKPRQVLVTRDNVGE; encoded by the coding sequence ATGTGGGATTGGTGGCGCCGGCTTTTTGATGCAGAAGAAGATGAAGATGAAGACCCGGAAGGAATAAAAGCCATTTTTCATACGCACGGTGAAATAGATCAAGGTTCGCCTTCAGTAGGCCGCTTTACAGATGCCCATCGACAAATCGAGGTCAAAATGTTTTCACAGTATCCTGAAGGAAATGTGAAAAATACTAATATTTCCTCCTCCGGTAACGGCAAAAAGTCTGATTCGGAGCCGCGGGATGAAGAGGGCCATGAAAATGTTTTTCATGATGATCATGACGAAATGGTACTGAAAAAGGCATCCATTAAAAAACCACCGTTCCGCCTGAGCAAGGTGCCTTCCCCGGTATTCGGCTTTCGAAAACCACCGGAAAATTTTTATCGGACCAATCATCCGGAAAATTACTATCTTGATGCGCAGAAGGAGGGGCAGGAGAAAAAGCAGATCAGTGAAGTAAAAAACGGAGAATTGACAAAAAATCGGTCGATTATTCCTTCACGAAAAGACGGTCCGGTGATTGAGCAAAAAGTGATTGACGAGCCGTCACTGCAGCGCCTCGGGGGAACGAGCGGCACAGAACGCAGTTCCGGTGATCGAAATCAATATTCCGGTATCGCGGATACAGAGCGGTCCGAGCTCCACCAAACCATCCAAGGGCACATTTCATTGCCGGATACAGACGAAAGCCATCGAAATCAGTATGGCAGCCATTCTGGAAAAGAAGTATTGCCGGAACGTCGCTCTGTTTCTGAAGCAGATCGTCAAACCGTCCACCCTGTACCGGTAAGAAGCCGCTTAAACCGGTCACCGCACCGTAGCGGAACGCAGTCAAAGGTGCCCATTAATGTTCTGATGTTTCAGTCAGATCATCAACGCAGCCATTCGCTGGAGCATTCTGTAAATCGTTTAAATCGATCCTCAGCGGGTCGGCCTTATGGCAGCACACCTTCGGAAGGACTACAGCTGCCCCTCAGTCTCCTTGACGATTTGCCTGAAACTTCGGAGGACAATTCATCCTGGATTGCTGAGAAAGAAAAAGTATTGGGAGAAACGCTTGCAAATTTTCATGTGGAAGCAGATCTGATCGGATATGTGCAGGGACCGAGTGTCACGCGTTTCGACATTCATCTTCATCCGGGTGTAAAAATAAATAAAGTGCTCGGGCTGACTGAGGATATCAAACTGAGCTTGGCTGTCAGGCAGATACGCATCGCGCCTGTTCCAGGAAAAAGTGCTGTAGGCATTGAAATCCCCAATGAATTGTGCAAACCGGTTCTGTTGAAGCAGATCCTCAGTTCGAAAACTTTTCTGGAAAGCAAGGCACCGCTGACCGCTGCGCTTGGCCAGGATGTATCGGGGAACCAGATCGTTACAGATCTGGCAAAAATGCCCCATGGACTGATCGCCGGCGCGACCGGATCCGGGAAAAGTGTCTGCATCCACTCGCTGATCCTAAGCCTTATTTATAAAACTTCGCCGGACGATGTACGCTTCCTGCTCATTGATCCAAAGGTAGTTGAACTGGCGCCTTATCAAAACATCCCCCACCTTGCTGCTCCGGTGATTACAGAACCGAAGGAAGCTGCATTAGCGCTTAAGTGGGCTGTTGAGGAAATGGAAAAGCGCTATCACAAGTTTGCTGCAAGCCGTGTTCGCGATATTGAAAGCTTTAATAAAAATCAGGATGCTTCCGGCAGCGGCCAGCACCTTCCTTATATTGTGATTATCATTGATGAACTCGCGGATTTAATGATGGTTTCTCCTCAAGACGTGGAGGAGGCCGTCTGCCGTATTGCTCAGAAGGCGCGTGCTGCCGGCATCCATTTACTGCTTGCAACACAGCGTCCTTCAGTGGATGTGATCACCGGCCTGATTAAATCCAATATCCCAACACGCATTGCGTTCAGCGTATCATCACAGACTGACTCACGGACTATTCTGGATTGCGGAGGGGCTGAAAGGCTGCTTGGCAGGGGCGATATGTTGTTTGCGGAAAATGGTGCGCGCGGCTTAAAACGAATTCAGGGATGCTTTGTTTCCGATGAGGAAATTAACAGAGTAACAGGCGCTTTCGGAGACCGCACAAACGATCATTATTTATTTTCGGCTGAGGACAGCAAAAATCTGTCTACAGAAACAGGGGAGATGGAGGACGATCTGCTGGAAGCTGCCTCGGCGTTTGTCATTGAACAGGGCCAGGCCTCGGTTTCCAGCATTCAGCGCCATTTCAGAATCGGATATAACCGGGCGGCACGGCTTGTCGAGGATTTGGAAAACCGCAATGTCATTTCAGGGGCAAATGGAAGCAAACCGAGACAGGTTTTGGTAACGAGAGATAACGTTGGAGAATAG
- the ytpR gene encoding YtpR family tRNA-binding protein, giving the protein MILYYNKNGIGDVLIAYIKEGGKQNFERKADVSRIYDPVSKDTLGFNFFKASRFIPVDQRNGLITQNDTFLELLNRQIAGAGFQDILPSDERPRIVTGFVEKMEKHPDSDHMHVCRVNVGSDTLQIVCGAPNIDQGQKVVVARVGALMPDGMIIRPSVLRGVASDGMICSAKELALPGAPQKRGILVLNESTAVGHNFFSLIHSEQIQG; this is encoded by the coding sequence ATGATTCTTTATTATAATAAGAATGGCATAGGCGATGTATTAATTGCCTATATCAAAGAGGGTGGAAAACAAAATTTCGAAAGAAAAGCAGATGTATCCAGAATTTATGATCCGGTTTCGAAAGATACATTAGGCTTTAATTTTTTCAAGGCATCACGGTTTATCCCTGTGGATCAGAGAAATGGACTGATCACTCAGAATGATACGTTTCTCGAATTGCTGAACAGGCAGATCGCCGGTGCCGGATTTCAGGACATACTTCCATCTGACGAGAGACCCCGGATTGTTACTGGGTTTGTTGAGAAAATGGAAAAACATCCGGATTCCGACCATATGCATGTTTGCCGTGTGAATGTGGGATCAGACACATTGCAAATCGTCTGCGGCGCACCAAATATTGATCAAGGACAGAAAGTGGTCGTTGCCCGGGTCGGGGCTCTGATGCCGGATGGAATGATTATTCGGCCATCCGTTCTGAGAGGCGTCGCTTCGGACGGCATGATCTGCTCGGCGAAGGAACTGGCGCTGCCAGGTGCGCCGCAAAAACGGGGCATTCTCGTCTTAAATGAAAGCACAGCGGTCGGGCATAATTTCTTTTCTTTGATTCACAGTGAACAGATACAGGGATGA
- a CDS encoding DUF1444 family protein, with the protein MSQRERTGFQSMDLHELKEELTKKLQSDNRTIRFDSRSGKLRVENKNSGMGITVTLTDVLEQYQNKGQGAVLECIHAVDQGLRAMDAPVRIKGNENKIYPVIRSASFPVRTKDNKNLIFSTHTAETKILYALDLENTYRLLDEKFIEREGMDVQSVIALANTNLMKLPSSSKKDVVKNNSFYFINYNDGYDASRILNRHLLDSVKERAKGDLTVAVPHQDVLIFGDIVNPEGYDILAQMVMKFYSEGRVPITILPFLYEHGTLEPIFIMAHRRPAPGRRTEN; encoded by the coding sequence ATGAGTCAAAGGGAAAGGACAGGCTTTCAATCGATGGATCTTCATGAATTAAAAGAAGAATTAACGAAGAAGCTGCAATCTGATAACAGGACTATTCGTTTTGACAGTCGGTCCGGGAAGCTTAGAGTTGAAAATAAAAACAGCGGTATGGGCATCACCGTGACGCTTACCGATGTTCTTGAACAGTACCAAAACAAAGGGCAGGGCGCGGTTCTGGAGTGTATTCACGCGGTTGACCAGGGCCTGCGGGCAATGGATGCGCCTGTGCGCATCAAGGGCAATGAAAATAAGATTTATCCCGTCATCCGCTCCGCTTCTTTTCCGGTTCGGACAAAAGATAATAAAAATCTGATCTTCAGCACGCATACAGCGGAAACAAAAATTCTTTATGCACTTGACCTTGAAAATACCTATAGGCTTCTTGACGAAAAGTTTATTGAACGTGAAGGAATGGATGTACAGTCGGTTATTGCGTTGGCAAACACCAACTTAATGAAGCTTCCCTCATCTTCAAAAAAAGATGTTGTAAAAAATAATTCATTTTATTTTATTAATTACAATGACGGCTATGATGCGAGCAGAATTTTAAACCGGCATCTTCTGGACAGTGTGAAGGAGCGTGCAAAAGGAGATCTGACCGTCGCTGTCCCTCATCAGGATGTGCTTATTTTTGGTGATATTGTCAACCCCGAAGGCTATGACATACTTGCCCAAATGGTCATGAAGTTTTATTCGGAGGGGAGAGTGCCGATTACGATTCTGCCTTTTCTTTATGAACACGGGACACTCGAACCGATTTTTATTATGGCACATCGGCGCCCGGCACCTGGCAGAAGGACGGAAAACTGA
- a CDS encoding DUF84 family protein, with amino-acid sequence MVVIIGVGTKNPAKIDAVRRLVTGSGRAAEIKSFDVPSGVSAMPMTDHETRQGSINRAKAALEADRSIIFGVGLEGGVSMLDGEMYLVNWGAIADRSGHVITAGGARIVLPKFLAEGVLSGRELGDVADEYAHQKNVSKHGGTIGILTDGMVTRSDMFLYILRLIDGVYAHENKEN; translated from the coding sequence ATGGTGGTAATCATCGGGGTGGGGACAAAAAATCCGGCTAAAATTGATGCAGTAAGGCGTCTTGTCACGGGAAGCGGCAGAGCGGCGGAGATCAAGAGTTTTGATGTGCCGTCAGGCGTTTCCGCAATGCCAATGACCGATCACGAGACGCGCCAGGGATCAATTAACCGCGCTAAAGCCGCACTTGAAGCAGATCGATCGATCATTTTCGGCGTTGGGCTGGAGGGGGGCGTCAGTATGCTGGACGGGGAAATGTATCTCGTCAACTGGGGGGCAATAGCAGATCGCTCCGGTCATGTGATAACCGCCGGGGGAGCGCGGATTGTCCTTCCAAAGTTTCTGGCTGAAGGGGTCTTGTCAGGACGTGAACTTGGCGACGTTGCTGACGAGTACGCGCACCAGAAGAACGTGAGTAAACACGGAGGCACGATCGGCATTTTGACAGACGGCATGGTTACGAGAAGTGATATGTTTCTGTATATTCTCCGCCTGATTGATGGCGTCTATGCACATGAAAATAAGGAGAACTGA
- a CDS encoding PepSY domain-containing protein — translation MNQKIGSIILAAAAAGFAAGITAEKINMRNRRPLSSEKVLSMVRKAAKENLPIDGAWIFLSPHKITRNALTTEAYQGGFTTKETDSVKHYDFIADAHTGTLIELKRQQ, via the coding sequence ATGAATCAAAAAATCGGGTCGATTATCCTCGCCGCAGCTGCGGCTGGTTTTGCGGCAGGAATTACCGCAGAAAAAATAAACATGAGAAACCGCAGACCGCTGAGTTCGGAAAAAGTGCTCAGTATGGTCAGAAAAGCAGCAAAGGAAAATCTTCCGATTGACGGAGCCTGGATTTTTTTATCTCCACATAAGATCACAAGAAACGCCCTGACGACCGAAGCCTATCAGGGAGGATTCACGACCAAAGAAACTGATTCAGTAAAACATTACGACTTCATTGCCGATGCGCACACTGGAACGCTGATCGAGCTTAAAAGGCAGCAGTGA